The following coding sequences lie in one Oligoflexia bacterium genomic window:
- a CDS encoding DUF3015 family protein, with the protein MKYLFLILILLVSLESFAGGNRCGLGSKIFGGKKGITSQTFENSTNRVSSGGASISYGTSGCKHDGNLFIDGFGMNGTEQLEYVDSNFEELIIQVAKGQGEYLDGLAYVVGCPQTAYSSFRSMARKTYQSISNQEVTPVILLNETKRELRRDPVLKQSCQNIVAG; encoded by the coding sequence ATGAAATACTTATTTTTGATTTTAATATTGTTAGTAAGTCTTGAGAGTTTTGCTGGTGGTAATCGTTGTGGTTTAGGTAGTAAGATTTTCGGTGGCAAAAAAGGCATCACCAGTCAAACGTTTGAAAATAGTACGAACAGGGTTAGTTCAGGTGGCGCATCAATCTCATACGGCACATCAGGATGTAAGCATGATGGGAACTTGTTCATTGATGGATTTGGAATGAACGGTACTGAACAATTGGAATATGTTGATTCAAATTTTGAAGAGCTTATTATTCAGGTTGCAAAAGGCCAAGGTGAATATTTAGATGGTTTAGCATATGTTGTTGGTTGTCCTCAGACGGCTTATTCATCATTTCGCTCTATGGCTCGAAAAACCTATCAGTCAATTTCTAATCAAGAAGTAACTCCTGTTATACTTCTCAACGAAACCAAACGTGAATTGCGCAGGGATCCCGTTTTAAAGCAATCTTGTCAAAACATTGTTGCGGGATAA
- a CDS encoding DUF3015 family protein codes for MKTLFTSLVLIFALGLGGASASASAIFGDSGNDRCGVGSMLWKGNSVSSQICEESTNALSMDAFSITTGTSGCSNSGIVNNVSEQQLHFASVNLEEIVSDMAKGQGEVLAGFSYSLGCSSYVRAHFGEVSQKSFQEIVPQQHVSPIDLIQRTKAKIGTDPVLSANCRGV; via the coding sequence GTGAAAACACTGTTTACGAGTTTAGTATTAATATTTGCTTTAGGTCTTGGGGGTGCTTCAGCATCCGCAAGTGCTATCTTTGGTGATTCGGGTAATGATCGATGTGGTGTGGGGAGTATGCTTTGGAAGGGTAATTCTGTATCAAGTCAAATTTGTGAAGAAAGTACTAACGCTTTGAGTATGGATGCATTCTCAATAACCACAGGTACCTCTGGATGTAGTAATAGTGGAATAGTTAATAATGTATCTGAGCAGCAGCTTCATTTCGCTAGCGTAAATCTAGAAGAAATTGTTTCAGATATGGCAAAAGGCCAAGGTGAAGTATTAGCTGGTTTTTCTTACTCACTGGGTTGTTCAAGTTATGTACGAGCCCACTTTGGCGAAGTATCACAAAAAAGTTTTCAAGAAATTGTTCCACAACAACATGTTAGCCCTATTGATTTGATTCAAAGAACCAAAGCAAAAATTGGCACAGATCCTGTGCTCTCGGCTAACTGTAGGGGGGTATAA